Proteins encoded in a region of the Phacochoerus africanus isolate WHEZ1 chromosome 8, ROS_Pafr_v1, whole genome shotgun sequence genome:
- the SYF2 gene encoding pre-mRNA-splicing factor SYF2 has product MAAATLVEKVSGNGAEEQQPPLGPEELAAQKREQRLRKFRELHLKRNEARKLNHQEVVEEDKRLKLPANWEAKKARLEWELQEEEKKKECAARGEDYEKVKLLEISAEDAERWERKKRRKNPDLGFSDYAAAQLRQYHRLTKQIKPDMETYERLREKHGEEFFPTSNSLLHGTHVPSTEEIDRMVVDLEKQIEKRDKYSRRRPYNDDADIDYINERNAKFNKKAERFYGKYTAEIKQNLERGTAV; this is encoded by the exons ATGGCGGCTGCTACTCTGGTCGAGAAG GTGTCGGGGAACGGCGCAGAAGAGCAGCAGCCCCCACTGGGGCCCGAGGAGCTAGCCGCCCAGAAGCGCGAACAGAGACTGCGCAAATTCCGGGAACTGCATCTGAAGCGG AATGAAGCTCGTAAATTAAATCACCAGGAAGTTGTTGAAGAAGATAAAAGACTTAAGTTACCTGCAAATTGGGAAGCCAAAAAAGCTCGTTTGGAGTGGGAActacaagaagaagaaaagaaaaag gaaTGTGCAGCAAGAGGGGAAGACTATGAGAAAGTGAAATTGTTAGAGATCAGTGCAGAAGATGCAGAAagatgggagaggaagaaaaggaggaaaaacccCGATCTGGGATTTTCAG attatgcTGCTGCCCAGCTTCGCCAGTATCATCGGCTGACCAAACAGATCAAACCAGACATGGAAACGTATGAGAGACTGAGAGAAAAGCA TGGAGAAGAGTTTTTTCCAACATCCAACAGTCTTCTTCACGGAACACACGTGCCTTCCACAGAGGAAATTGATAGAATGGTGGTAGATCTGGAAAAACA AATTGAAAAACGAGACAAATATAGCCGGAGACGTCCCTATAATGATGATGCAGATATTGACTACATTAATGAAAGGAATGCCAAGTTCAACAAGAAGGCAGAAAGATTCTATGGGAAATATACAGCTGAAATTAAACAGAATTTGGAAAGAGGAACAGCTGTCTAA